Sequence from the Pyrobaculum neutrophilum V24Sta genome:
GCAGCCCTCTTTACAGCCATCTCCACGCCTACTCGGCACGGGGGACCGACCACGTCTAGAACCCCAGCGACGAGAGGATCTCCTCGATGCCGCGCAACAGCGTTTCGATGTCTCTCCTCGCCGCCTCGTCGCCCCTGTAGGGGCTCAGCACCCCCTCGGGGTCGGGCCCGTTGTACTGGTGTATCCAGAGCGCCTTGTCTGTTAAGGCGTCTACCCTCCCCCCTATCGCCATGGCCACCTCCTTGAGGTACGTCGTCGGCATAACTGCAATAACCCAATCTACCCTGTCCACCCTCGCCCCCTGCCCCTCAGCTTGACCTTGCCAGGGTAGAGCCTGGCCAGCTCCTCCCTCCTCTCCGCGGCAAGCGCCGCCACTAGAGCCTTCCAGGCCTGAAACGCCTTACCGGCGGCGTTTCGCAATAGACCTTGCTCAAGGAACTTTCTAGCCAACGCGGCCTCAGCCCTAGCCTCCTCAAGCCTCACCCTCCTGTACCCCGCCAGGTCGAGCCAAGGCTTAGGCAGAGCCCCCACGACGCCGCTGTAGTTGAAAATTATAAATCTGGCGCCGGACCTCAGAAGGCGTATAGCAGTCCCTAGAGGCGCTAGCCCGCAACCCGGACCGCGGGCTTGAGACGGCGCCGGTCAAGCGATGGGGGGCGACCCGCCGCACCGCATCTGCTCCGCCCGTTACAGCGGCGCTGTGCGCCACAGGTCGCCGGGGAGTGATGACGAAGACCGTGTATGTCCTCCGACGCGCGGCGAGAGTTAGAGAGACGCGTGGCCGACGTCGTGTATAGGGCAGTGCGCCGGCGGCTGTCGCGGCGTGTTAATGGGGGGCCGGCGCTAGGTGTCGCCGAGGAGCTCGGCTAGGAGGGGGTTTAGGGCTCTGTCTGGGGTGAGTAGGCCTATCGCCTCTAGGTGCTGTACATCGAGGCCTAGGGCTCTGGCGAGGAGCCCCTCGTCTATCTCGCCGCGGTGGAACTTCTTCACTGCGTCTGCGACGTCGAGTGGGGTCATGGGCAGTAGGACGGCCTCTCTGAAGGTCTCGTGTATGTAGGCTACTCCGTTGGCGCCGGCGAGATATGCGGCCGCGTAGGTGGACTCTGGCTTGAAGCCGCCGGTGGCTACTACGTAGGCTAGGGCGCCCCCGGCGCGGGCGGTTCGTACGTCTCTGGCCACCTCCTTGGCCAGGTTGAGGAGGCCCTTTTCGAAGTCTTTCCCCAGCTGCTGTATAACCTTGACCTGTGCCTTGACTTGGATGAGGCGCTCGACCGCCTGGGCGAGGGCCTCGGCGGCTCTCCTCCCATCGTCTGTGTCTGTGGCGTACAGCGCCGCCGCGGGCCTGGAGAAGAGGGCGGGCCACCTCTCTCTTAGGGAGAGGAGGGTGTTGAGCTCGGCGGAGGCCCTCCTGGGGTTCTGCACGGCGTACTCCACGATGTCCCGCGCGCCGTCTCTCTGGGCGTTGACCAGGAGGGAGATCCCGACCGTCACGGCGAAGAAGACAGGCCTCATGGCGGCAGATGGAGCGCGTTTTGAATAGTTGCCGCCGGGGTAGCACTTAAATAGTCCTTTCGGGTTTTTGCTATGCGGGTGACGATTCTCGTGGATAACTACCTCACGGATGTCAAATCCATTAGGCACAGGCTGAGGGGGGAGTGGGGGTTCGCGGCATATCTCCACGACCTCAAGATCCTCTACGACACCGGCCTCTCGGGGGATGTCCTCCTGCACAACATGAGGGAGCTGGGGATCGACCCGGACGAGCCGGATGTCCTCGTGCTCAGCCACCGCCACAGCGACCACACAGGCGGGGTGCTGGCTTTCCTAAAGGCGCGGAGGAGGCCCATCACGGTGTACGCCCACCGGCTGATCTTCGAGCGGGCGGCCGTGAGGGACTCGAAGGGGGAGGTGGACATCAGCGCGCCGTTTGACCTCCCGTTTCTCCAGAGACACGGCGCTAGGCTTGTGGCGGTGGAGGAGCCCCGGGAGATACTCCCCGGGGTCTACGTGTCGGGGGAGATCCCCAGGAGGTGGGGCCCCTCCCACGTGG
This genomic interval carries:
- a CDS encoding PaREP1 family protein translates to MGALPKPWLDLAGYRRVRLEEARAEAALARKFLEQGLLRNAAGKAFQAWKALVAALAAERREELARLYPGKVKLRGRGRGWTG
- a CDS encoding putative CRISPR-associated protein, with product MRPVFFAVTVGISLLVNAQRDGARDIVEYAVQNPRRASAELNTLLSLRERWPALFSRPAAALYATDTDDGRRAAEALAQAVERLIQVKAQVKVIQQLGKDFEKGLLNLAKEVARDVRTARAGGALAYVVATGGFKPESTYAAAYLAGANGVAYIHETFREAVLLPMTPLDVADAVKKFHRGEIDEGLLARALGLDVQHLEAIGLLTPDRALNPLLAELLGDT
- a CDS encoding MBL fold metallo-hydrolase, translating into MRVTILVDNYLTDVKSIRHRLRGEWGFAAYLHDLKILYDTGLSGDVLLHNMRELGIDPDEPDVLVLSHRHSDHTGGVLAFLKARRRPITVYAHRLIFERAAVRDSKGEVDISAPFDLPFLQRHGARLVAVEEPREILPGVYVSGEIPRRWGPSHVGGVSDLVRDDMALYISSGGLVALTGCGHSGVENIVEYGLQVTGAKRLRGVVGGLHFMGLQGDRVAEAARYLASKGPELVVGTHCTGVMGVAKLAEALGPAARVGGVGVEIDI